One genomic segment of Amycolatopsis sp. Hca4 includes these proteins:
- the ccsB gene encoding c-type cytochrome biogenesis protein CcsB: MPINETLSRYSDWLYTTAAAIYVVALMMTLIEQGFGAKGRLAMERAQRRSRELVGAGGPPVEDVPAAQREVGRPERIGRMGASLLVLGALLQLSAIVLRGLAVHRAPWGNMYEYGMAVTFITVLTWLIVLWKFPVRHLTGFLLLPVVILMFINGTLLYTIAAPVQPALQSYWLVIHVAAAIIGSGVFLVPGVASVLYLFRAAYDKDNTKFARFAPKLPAADVLDRIAYRTTIFAFPVFTFGVLCGAVWAESAWGRFWGWDPKETCAFIAWVVYAAYLHSRATAGWRGARAAIINIVGFAAMIFNLFFVNLVSVGLHSYAGVG, translated from the coding sequence ATGCCGATCAACGAGACGCTGTCGCGATACAGCGACTGGCTGTACACCACCGCCGCGGCGATCTACGTCGTCGCGCTGATGATGACGCTGATCGAGCAGGGCTTCGGCGCCAAGGGCCGGCTCGCCATGGAGCGCGCCCAGCGGCGCTCGCGCGAGCTCGTCGGGGCCGGCGGCCCGCCGGTCGAGGACGTCCCGGCCGCGCAGCGCGAGGTCGGCCGCCCGGAGCGGATCGGCCGGATGGGCGCGTCGCTGCTCGTGCTCGGCGCGCTGCTGCAGCTGTCGGCGATCGTGCTGCGCGGCCTCGCCGTGCACCGCGCGCCCTGGGGCAACATGTACGAGTACGGCATGGCCGTCACCTTCATCACGGTGCTGACCTGGCTGATCGTCCTGTGGAAGTTCCCGGTCCGGCACCTCACCGGCTTCCTGCTGCTGCCCGTCGTGATCCTGATGTTCATCAACGGCACGCTGCTGTACACGATCGCCGCGCCGGTGCAGCCCGCGCTGCAGTCGTACTGGCTGGTCATCCACGTCGCGGCGGCCATCATCGGCTCCGGCGTCTTCCTGGTGCCGGGCGTCGCGAGCGTGCTCTACCTGTTCCGCGCCGCCTACGACAAGGACAACACGAAGTTCGCCCGGTTCGCCCCGAAGCTGCCCGCGGCCGACGTCCTCGACCGGATCGCCTACCGGACCACCATCTTCGCCTTCCCGGTGTTCACCTTCGGCGTGCTCTGCGGCGCGGTGTGGGCCGAGTCGGCGTGGGGCCGGTTCTGGGGCTGGGACCCGAAGGAGACCTGCGCGTTCATCGCCTGGGTCGTCTACGCGGCCTACCTGCACTCCCGGGCGACCGCGGGCTGGCGCGGGGCCAGGGCCGCGATCATCAACATCGTCGGGTTCGCCGCGATGATCTTCAACCTGTTCTTCGTGAACCTCGTCTCGGTCGGCCTGCACTCCTACGCCGGGGTGGGCTGA
- a CDS encoding cytochrome c biogenesis protein ResB, with translation MTTTEAPPKTPQGPPPAKRTLAFLRNTWRGLTSMRTALVLLFLLALAALPGALLPQRTLNAPKVDEYIAAHGWWGTLLDKLQFYGVYSSIWFSAIYLLLMVSLIGCLTPRSFEYVRAMRAKPVLTPRNLARMPHYRLGRGKTDVAAEIAAVHKQLSGWRRVEREEDGGVRTISAERGFLRETGNLVFHFGMLGLIVFFALGKLYSYEGQVIVQADGSTFCNAGIYNYDSFNAGLRVDGTDLNPFCVKVNDFTARYTAAGQPDYYHSNIEYQSGADLDSGTWRPYGLEVNSPLRTAGDRVYLLGHGYSPKFTVTFPDGTQRTQNTQWRTVDPGTMLAEGATKFDQPGITDEVQRRTRQLAVTGLFAPTAFLHGSVLTSSAPEPNDPAVAVDVLRGDLGLDAGRGQSVFSVDQSLVDDGRLKKVARQNLKVGQELKLDDGTKVRFDGVGQWVSLQVSHDPTQGFVLGFAIAMFVGLGASLLVKRRRLWVRVKPGTDDEPGTVIEVAGLARTDQAGYGEEFHRVSERLLSGQKG, from the coding sequence GTGACGACCACCGAGGCCCCGCCCAAGACCCCGCAAGGCCCGCCGCCGGCGAAGCGCACCCTGGCCTTCCTGCGCAACACCTGGCGCGGCCTGACGTCGATGCGCACCGCGCTCGTCCTGCTGTTCCTCCTGGCACTGGCCGCCCTGCCCGGGGCGCTCCTGCCGCAGCGGACCCTGAACGCGCCCAAGGTCGACGAGTACATCGCCGCGCACGGCTGGTGGGGCACCCTGCTCGACAAGCTGCAGTTCTACGGCGTCTACTCCAGCATCTGGTTCTCGGCGATCTACCTGCTGCTCATGGTGTCCCTGATCGGCTGCCTGACCCCGCGCAGCTTCGAGTACGTCCGCGCGATGCGGGCCAAGCCGGTGCTGACCCCGCGCAACCTGGCCCGGATGCCGCACTACCGGCTCGGCCGGGGCAAGACCGACGTCGCCGCGGAGATCGCCGCCGTGCACAAGCAGCTCTCCGGCTGGCGGCGCGTCGAGCGCGAAGAGGACGGCGGCGTCCGCACGATCTCGGCCGAACGCGGCTTCCTGCGCGAGACCGGCAACCTGGTCTTCCACTTCGGGATGCTCGGCCTGATCGTGTTCTTCGCGCTCGGCAAGCTCTACAGCTACGAGGGCCAGGTCATCGTCCAGGCCGACGGCAGCACCTTCTGCAACGCCGGCATCTACAACTACGACTCGTTCAACGCCGGCCTGCGCGTCGACGGCACCGACCTGAACCCGTTCTGCGTGAAGGTGAACGACTTCACCGCCCGCTACACCGCCGCCGGCCAGCCCGACTACTACCACTCGAACATCGAGTACCAGTCCGGCGCGGACCTGGACAGCGGCACCTGGCGCCCGTACGGCCTCGAGGTCAACTCGCCGCTGCGGACCGCAGGCGACCGCGTCTACCTGCTCGGGCACGGCTACTCGCCGAAGTTCACCGTCACCTTCCCGGACGGCACGCAGCGCACCCAGAACACCCAGTGGCGCACCGTCGACCCGGGCACGATGCTCGCCGAGGGCGCGACCAAGTTCGACCAGCCCGGCATCACCGACGAGGTCCAGCGGCGGACCCGCCAGCTGGCCGTCACCGGCCTGTTCGCCCCGACCGCGTTCCTGCACGGCAGCGTCCTGACGTCGTCGGCGCCCGAACCGAACGATCCGGCCGTCGCCGTCGACGTGCTGCGCGGCGACCTGGGCCTGGACGCCGGGCGCGGCCAGTCCGTCTTCTCGGTCGACCAGTCGCTCGTCGACGACGGCAGGCTGAAGAAGGTCGCCCGGCAGAACCTCAAGGTCGGCCAGGAGCTCAAGCTGGACGACGGCACCAAGGTCCGCTTCGACGGCGTCGGCCAATGGGTCTCGCTGCAGGTTTCCCACGACCCCACCCAGGGGTTCGTGCTCGGCTTCGCCATCGCGATGTTCGTCGGGCTCGGCGCGTCCCTGCTGGTCAAGCGCCGCCGGCTGTGGGTGCGGGTGAAGCCGGGGACCGACGACGAGCCGGGTACCGTGATCGAGGTCGCCGGGCTGGCCCGCACCGACCAGGCCGGGTACGGCGAAGAGTTCCACCGGGTCAGCGAACGCCTGCTCAGCGGGCAGAAGGGCTGA